A part of Limihaloglobus sulfuriphilus genomic DNA contains:
- a CDS encoding sulfatase produces the protein MDRRQFCKLGYTGILSSTIIYNAAGAFESHSSNYAEPSALRKQDSIAPNILWICTDQQRYDTIGALGNKYIRTPNLDRLVKTGVAFNYAYCQSTICTPSRSSFLTGYYPRTVRGTKNGNLKWENAAPLITKILSDYGYDCGLAGKLHLASAKGRPEVRPDDGYRLFHSSLAPLFRPGESESNEYFDWMISKGHDPEKLYAKNGYYPTDLHQTTWCTDKAIDFITEKREGPWLFSLNYFDPHPPLDPPKEYIDRFDIDSIPLPGFQESDLEDNEKLKDVYFQSTCSEPKGNKSRLKLAKYWAQVELIDDNLGRILETLEDTGQRNNTLIIYTSDHGNMVGHHGLTAKGCRFYEGLVRVPLIMSWPDMFLQDLISDALVELVDITPTLLDIIGILPPNSGRPDVAMHGISLMDLLTGKSEPHVHREFTYSSYTKGLLNDESYGTMIRSKKYKLVNYHGSGWGQLFDMENDPGEFVNLWDKPEYQKIKYQLMEKSYDYTVKIIDTGSQYVARY, from the coding sequence ATGGATAGAAGACAATTCTGCAAGCTCGGATATACCGGAATATTGTCAAGTACAATCATATATAACGCAGCAGGAGCTTTTGAATCACATTCTTCAAATTATGCTGAACCTTCAGCTCTCAGAAAACAGGACAGCATAGCTCCCAATATCCTCTGGATATGCACCGATCAGCAGAGATACGATACTATAGGGGCTTTAGGCAATAAATATATTCGGACTCCAAACCTTGACAGGCTTGTAAAAACCGGTGTGGCTTTTAACTATGCCTATTGTCAGTCAACTATTTGCACACCCAGCCGATCAAGTTTTTTGACAGGTTATTATCCCAGAACTGTCAGAGGAACAAAAAATGGAAACCTCAAATGGGAAAATGCCGCACCTCTTATAACTAAAATTCTCTCCGATTATGGTTATGACTGCGGCCTTGCCGGCAAACTGCATCTAGCTTCCGCCAAAGGCAGACCTGAAGTAAGGCCTGATGACGGATACAGGCTTTTTCATTCTTCACTTGCTCCTCTTTTCAGGCCCGGCGAGAGCGAATCAAATGAATATTTTGATTGGATGATTTCTAAGGGACACGATCCTGAGAAACTGTATGCCAAAAACGGTTACTACCCAACTGATTTACACCAGACTACCTGGTGTACCGACAAGGCGATTGATTTTATAACAGAAAAACGTGAGGGACCATGGCTTTTCAGCCTGAATTATTTTGATCCTCACCCGCCGCTGGATCCGCCCAAAGAGTACATTGACAGGTTTGATATTGATTCCATTCCGTTACCAGGCTTCCAAGAATCTGATTTAGAAGATAATGAAAAATTAAAGGATGTATATTTTCAATCGACATGTTCAGAACCCAAAGGAAATAAATCCAGGCTCAAACTTGCAAAATATTGGGCGCAGGTCGAACTGATAGATGATAATCTTGGGCGGATATTAGAAACGCTGGAAGATACCGGTCAGAGAAACAATACACTTATAATATATACAAGTGATCACGGTAATATGGTTGGTCATCATGGACTGACGGCAAAGGGATGCCGTTTCTATGAGGGACTTGTGAGGGTGCCTCTTATAATGTCATGGCCGGATATGTTCCTTCAGGATCTGATCAGTGATGCACTTGTGGAGCTTGTTGATATTACCCCAACACTCCTTGATATTATCGGCATATTGCCTCCGAATTCCGGCAGACCGGATGTCGCGATGCATGGGATTTCACTTATGGATCTACTCACGGGCAAATCTGAACCGCATGTTCACAGAGAATTCACTTACAGTTCTTACACTAAGGGGCTTCTCAACGATGAGTCTTATGGGACGATGATAAGGTCAAAAAAATACAAGCTTGTAAACTACCACGGCAGCGGCTGGGGACAGCTCTTTGATATGGAAAATGACCCTGGTGAATTTGTGAATCTTTGGGATAAACCGGAATATCAGAAAATCAAATATCAACTAATGGAAAAAAGTTATGATTACACGGTAAAGATTATTGATACAGGCTCACAGTATGTTGCAAGATATTGA